The DNA region GAGTTGGACAAGTAAACTGCAAAGATTTCACAATTGTCCGCTCAACTGCAGGAGTTACGAGTTACGCACAGTGCCAAGCTAGCCGCTAAAGAGTCTGAGCTGATAGCTCAACGTGCCGAATGTGATTCTCTGTGTTCAAATTTGGCGAGCGCTCAAATTGAAGTGACAACTACCCAGGCGGACCTAGCGACCTATTAGGCAAGGGAGGACGAAAGGTTCAAGATGAAGAAGAAATCCCTTTTTCTAACATGTGAGTTTAACGCACCCATCTCCTACTCTCTTTCCAAAGCACTCTTACACGGAGGGGATGGTGCAGTGGAGCAATTAAAAGAAGGTGACTATCTAACTTCTTATCCCCCTGCCACTTTCTTGGATCGCAAAAGGATAATCCAGAGTGATCCACCCGGCTTATTTCCAAACCTATTGTAATTTGCgctcttatttttcttttgttgttttagttaatgaataagatataaaTATTTGCCATTAATATAGATTGACTTTCATTTTAGTTGTCTTTACTATACAATTTAGTAGTTCAATAATTAATGTTTTCCTTCCTTAACCTATGTATATTAAGGATAAAGTAAATCCGGCCAAGCAAAAATCTGAACAGGACGAAACAAAAATTTAATCAGGGGAAAACCAATCTTCGCAGACCCCCTTTGGAGTGGAATTTGTTCAACCCTTAAGGCTAAACGGATTATAAGGTATAAAACGTCTCTAGCTAAGTACGACAACCCATGTAGCCGACCGGGCTTAAGTTCGCTTGAGTTTACTTCCACTCGGGCTTAGACTTTAAGGCAAGACAGACCACAATAAATATTACATATTTAGGTGGAGATGTTTAGGCTCAGTCAGAATAAAACCTGATCGGTATTAGTTTTGCTCGAAGTCTTGAATTAATCCAACGCAATTCTAGCCAAGTTACTATACTTATTGTCATCTTGAGCGAGTTGTAAAAACTTGTGCGAGCTTAGGGCTAGCTGTGCTTTAAAAAGAGTTGTACAAAAAACCAAGTTTTCCTCAACTAAAGCATCGACGCTTTGAAAGGACTACCTGTCAAATCAGTTACTACTGTTGGTTTCTAATTGGTGTCACGTATATATTTGTCATTATGAGTATACACCTTTTCCTATACCCACCATTTTATCTTCTTCATCTAACGGTTGAAAATACAACCTGCCTTTTTACTATCATAATTCGACGGCTCTGCTAAATAGGTGATTTTAATAACCTCTTATAAAAAATTTTTGTAAAACCCTAAGGGTACACACAATGCTTCTCCGTTTTCACCCTCATCattcttctcatcttcttccccTTCATGGTTGAAGATAATGCGTGGTACACACAATGCTCCTCCGATTTTACCCTCATGGAGGCCTACGACCTCACCCTCAACTACAGACTTCCCTCTTACATAGTTATTCCCATAGATgatgtcaaatttgatcctgtctgaaagctgaaAAGATGGCGCGTTGGTGGCAATGACTGGATGGTTGACTAGAGCAAAACTTTTTTCTTCTTGATGAGGCCTTCTTGTGATCCCGCACACACGCCGACGATCCAACAAAGAGTTCGTGACCAAAAACCCGGGAAGGGGAACCCAGGcaaggccctctgacgctcaagttagttcgGTGTCGGATGAAGAAAATGAGGAATAGCAAAAAAAAGGTGCTCACATGAGAATGAGGTTTAGATGATGTAAAATGTGTACTCTGTCAACGGAGaagaccccccccccctttatatacTACTTCGCATAACCTTCGTGATCATAAGGTGACCTCGTGTATATGAGTTTGTTAGTTTTTTCTATAATGAGTATCCGATGAATCTTTTATTTACCCATAAATAtatctcttttgtcatttatggCTTAGACCTTTGATGAAGTTGTTACAAGAATATGTTATCATAAACGGTCGCCCAATGGGAAACAACATAACCTCTGAAAGATGTCTCAAAGGAATATTCCCCGATAATTCTGATAGATTGTTAAAATGTTATCTATTGCTTGTCTGCTGAATATATCTCAGCTGGCTAACAAGGCTGGCCACCCTCATGCCTGTCCTTGCATTGAACTTCTTTGTTATGTATTGAATGTTGTTATACATTTGGTCAAAAATTCATATGATACGTTAAGCATGCTAAAATTCACATAAACAACCATCTGATAAACTGTGTGTATTGAAGATCCATTCAGAAGTAAGTATACAACTAAGGTTCTTAATTCCGGCTGACCTCATGGTTGGTCATGTATGAAGAGCTTTATGAAGTTAATTGCCTTGAACCCGACCGACCTTTAATCTAGCTTGGTATATATGGAAAGATTTATAAGGCTATAGGCCTTAAGCCCAACCGACCTGTCATTTGGCTGCACGTACACAGATAGATTTATGAGGATAAGTGCTTTAGGCTCGGCCGGTATTTCATCCAGCCGGGCGCACATATAGATGCATGAGGTCAAGTGCTTTAGACCCAGCTGGTATTTCATCCGGTCGGGCGCACATGGAGATTTATAATACTAAGTGCTTTAGGCCTGGCTGGTCTTTCATCCTGCCGGGCGCACATAGAGATTTATGAGGACAAGTGCTTTAAGTTAGGTCGGTATTTCATCTGGTCGAGTGCACATGGAGAGTTATGATGATAAGTGCTTTAGGCCCGGCTAGTCTTTCATCCAGTCGATCATACATAGAGATTTATGAGGGTAAGTGCTTTAGGTTCGACCGATATTTCATCCAACCGGGCGCAAATGGAGAGTTATAATGCTAAGTGCTTTAGGTCCAACCGGCTTTTATTCTAACCGATCGGCTCTCTCCCGCACGATTTGTTATTCGATCAAGCTAGGCCCGAGAGCCTTGATGCCGGACAAACCACGAAGCTAACTAGGAAGTATACTCCTATCCTGACTTTTACTGTCATGTCACCTTAACTTTGACTGTCATGTCACCTGGACTTTGATTATAAGGTCAATCCTGGATCCACTTATTACAACCCATATCAACTGGGAAGAACTAAAAGCTTGTTGCTGCCTTAGGGTTGTTGGAGCGATGATTTGATGAAGTTTTTATcgatttttgattgaaattctgaTGCTGGGAAGAACCGAGAGCTTGCTGCTGACTTAGGATCATAACAAagttttatcaatttttaattaaaaatttgatgcTGGAAATAATTGAGAGTTTTTGTTTCCCTAGGGACATTGTAGGGATGTTTGAGTGGTTGAAGAAGTGTGGTTGTGGCAAGGAATAAGGGATGGAGTAGGAGAGGAGGAGGGTTGCATTGGATGGAGGGTTGGGCGAGACGAGTGGGTCGTTGTTGGGGTTGTGTGGGCGTTGTTTATTGGAGGGGGAGGTTCGGTCCAATGGTGTGACCATGAGTTAATGGTCGAGTTGATGGTTGAGTCAAGGGTTGGGAAGAGATTCAAATGAAGATTTGCTATCGATCATGTTTAGAAGTTACAGTTGGAGATGAGAGGAGTTGGATCAATTTGAAGACAACAACTTGAGGTGTCAGTATGTGGGTCTCGAGTTGAGTTTTAAGTCCTAAATTGAGGGGTTGAAGGTTCAGACTTATATGGGAACGTCTAGAGGTGGATGGAAGAGAGTCtgagttttattttgaataatTGAGGAAGGCGAGTAacatctttgaattttttttctatgtCTAAGCACCTTTAATTTATTTAATGTGAGTCGCTAGTATTTCATTTTAAAACATAgagaaaggaaataaaattataattttcttgcaataatgatttttatatatgaaaagtaaaattatttttttaaagtaaatgTGAATTGTTTGTGGTTACTTGACAGGTAAGGAGTCCAACTTAAAGGATACTGGAATCCTTACTAAATTAGAGGAAAAAGGATTGTGAAATCTAGCTTAGAAGATACAGGTGAACATTACCAAATCTAATACTATGGTAAAGGAATTAAGTTTAAACGATACCGATAAACACTACCAAACCTTGTACTAAAGTAAACGTTTAGCCAAACGAACAAAGATTGAAGTAAAGGAGTCACATTCAATGATATGAACTCACTTAAATATTCTGATGTTTAAAGTTGATGTTGAAAATTAATGtttgatattattttattaaaatttgaaggTCCATGGGACCAAGTGTcagcaaaatttaaattttaaatgtttaaagtatttttcttaaaaatatatatttaaaaacatACTGAGTCATTAGACTTACTATAAAATATTTACTGAGtcgtttaaattttaaatgtttattttttgttataaaatatttaaacttaCTGAGTCGTTAGACTTACTAGATCCATATGGTACATGTAATGAGGAGACGGAGAGTCTTAATGAATGAGCTCGCTCATAGTCTCATACCAGGCACTGTACATCCGATgatcttatttttttctttttcagtttATGTTATTTTTTGCGTTAGAATGTGAATTTTTTCGGAGCCGATGATGTAATTATTGGTCAGATATCTTAAAttctttaatttaattagttacaTTCgagtatttaaaaatttatttacacCGTTTCTGATATTCATATAAGATTGTGTTATATTAATTTTTAGTTGAATAAATTTTGAGATACACCAGGTTGAGTTATTTAATTTGTCtcatttgtttttttgttttttttggggAAAGAGGATTTATACAACGTGTGTTTTGAAAGTTATACGGAGATAAAATTTTAGATAATTTCAGATCACCCCTTCATGATATTGGCCCGGCCCTTGATTTTTGACGGGCTATCCTGGCTTCGTCCCTGTGAGTAGACCCCGACGGCTCTACCCACTATGGCAACGTGTATTTTTTTCAGAgaatttatttagaaattaagataataaatataaaataataaatagtaaacagacattttttttatttctttattgagTTCGTCTCACTTAGCCGCGCAAAACGACGATTGTtgcatttaatattttatttatgtcaatACAGATCTATATATACACAAAATATAAATAGCTAACTACCATATTAATTTGTTTCATCGTTTTGTCATCTTTTATTTAAATATcatctaaatattaaaatataatataaataatactttatatattaaaattttaattatatgtaTAAAGCAAATAGAAGATATATACCTACATTTAAATACCTTTTTATTACATTTTATAACAATCTGTTGTTAATATTTAAGGGCAAAATTCAAAAGAGTCATTCAAAATatataaatcataaaaaaacACTCTttcaaacaaaaacaaaacaaaaaaaagtcAAAACGACACCCATTAGATATTGTATTTCTAAAATATCTTTTATGTAGTATTATTGTAGTAACTATGGAGTGGTTATTACAATATTAGTTTTTACTTTTAGAGttattataatagttatgattATAATGTGCAGAAAGTATTATGTAGCTACTATTTAGAAATTAAGATTGGGATTAAGATTTTACGTGTAGAAGATAATTGGTAATTATTATATCACATAAAAATTACTGGAAACTGTTAAAATATCAAAAActaaattatttcattatttagaatttgatattttaaaatttagaatataGCTCGTAGAAGTTATTCAATAATTTTTATAAGTACGTAGAATCTACTCAATAGTtattataactaaaaataaataaatattttaataaaatttaaatttaatactaTTATATTAATATGTTTTTATCAATTTagcaaaaaatatttaaactttattaaaattattctaaatgaATTAAAATCATAAAACTACTTATTATACCGTATAGAATTTAATAAatagttattataatattatattaagtggtatacattataatatatatttaataatttatatatattgggACAAGTAGTCGTAGCAGTTAAAATAGCATTATGATATTCTTGCAATAAATATATAATGTGGTCTATCTTGGATATAAATGAATCAGGCTGCTCGCGagttattcgaaactcgattcgataaaagtttaTTTGAActcatttaatgaggctcgttaagataagcAAACGAAGTTCAAGCTTCGCAATATTcaactcgttagctcgtgaacacatTCATTAAGCTcattaaataacttttaaataaaaataataatagttttgatattgaatttatagattttacactctacttataaaaaatatagacaaatatattaaatttatttattagaataaaattataaattttaataataatattataatttttcctaaatatataatttagtttttgatggatatttaaatttatgatttatatttattaagctcatttagttcgataaaagttcgaataagctcattaactatgaatatattcgttaaataaaactcaaGTTCAGATCAATTATAAATAAGTCAAGTTCAaacattcaaaaattcaattcgaCTTGATACGATTACACCCTATTatcatccttttaattttttttcttcctaatTTTTGTCCAATATTTAATTACATGAATTAAATGAAATGAAGTGAGAAGTGAGAAGTGAGAAGTGAGAAGTGAGCACTGCAACTCGAACACGGCACTAAAGCTGCGTTCCGCGGGGCCACGTCACGCTCAACAAACAATCCGGTCCATTATCCTCCTCTCAATACCGGTTAGGTGCGGCCGCCTATGTCTGTCTCATCCGAGAAGAACGTAGCAACGTGGGACACGTTTCATCGCTGCGCGCCTGTTCTTCCTGGTGTCGCACGTGATGTGCATTAGGCGgccaatataataataataataataataataatacgagAACAATTTCACACGGGCCTAGAAATTTTCCTATTTTTCAAATTTCACActttgttttataaaaaaaaaaggtcaaagcCGGTTAATAAGGGTTTAATCTCCTTTCCCTTGCAAGTTGCAACTACTATTTCCAGTTTATCATGAGAATTTTTATTGGAGCtttttaaccaaaatttaaataaaaaaaaatctttaaatgaCAATTGCCTTGCTTCTCGAATCTCGTACGCTTGCTGGCAAATTAACGTTAATAGAGGGTGTATGTTGACAGGAAACTCCGGGGGATGGATGAAAATATTTCAAATTAAAGAGGTGAAAACGATAAAAGTGGTTAAACTCCAAGGCGATTATATCAGTGAGTGCGTTTGGCAAGTGGCGATATGACGAGATTTATTGGCCTCACGAAGGTGTTCGCCAGTCGCCTTCTTCCAAATCCCTGAGCCGTTTGGGATTCTTCTGCTTCGATCGCTTCCTCCGGTGAGTATTTTCTGCTACGTAGTCGTTTAGTTCCTCGAATCTCCTTTCTTGCCATTGGATAGAACCCATCGAGATCTTGGAATCTACTCTAGTAGATTTCCGAAGATGGCAATTGCTCTTACATATTTAATTCTTAGGGTTTGGCGAATCTATGATGTTTGTTgctcctgtttttttttttttttttgaagctgATGAGTTTTTCCTGACCTCTCGGAACGAAATCAGAGATGTTCTGggattgttgttgtttttttctaGCTCTTTTCTCGTCCAGAAATTTATTTCTAGGTATGTGTTGAGATTTCCTTGACACGAGCCTTCGGAAACAGGATCGGCGTTGTACTATTGGACGAGCTTACCTCTTGTTTCGATGGATGCGCTTCTTAGAACTCACAGCAGGCTTGAGTTGCTAGACCTCAGTCATGGGGTCGGCGGAAGGCATGGCCTCTCGTCTTTACACAAGCTTCAGAACAGCTTGATATGCAGCTTCAGTAGGAAAGGTCACAGGAGATGGGGTTTTGCTAAAGCTAGCAGCAGTGCACTCCTTGAACTTGTTCCAGAAACCAAAAAAGAGACTCTCGAATTCGATCTCCCTTTTTATGACCCGTCTAAAGATCTCACCTTGGACCTCGCTGTAGTTGGAGGAGGTCCTGCGGGGCTAGCTGTCGCCCAGCAGGTGTCTCAGGCAGGCCTTTCTGTCTGTTCTATCGACCCATCACCTAAGCTGATATGGCCGAATAACTATGGTGTTTGGGTGGACGAGTTTGAAGCTATGGATCTACTTGATTGTCTTGATGCCACTTGGTCTAGTGCTGTGGTCTATGTTGATGAAGTGGAGAAGAAGTCTCTCGGTCGGCCTTACGGTCGGGTGAACCGCAAGCAACTCAAGTCGAAGATGATGCAGAGATGCATATCTAATGGTGTGCAGTTTCATCAAGCTAAGGTCATTAAGGTCATCCACGAAGAGAACAAATCATTGTTGATTTGCAATGATGGAGTCACAATTCAAGCAGCTGTGGTGCTTGATGCTACTGGTTTCTCCAGATGCCTAGTCCAGTATGATAAACCTTACAATCCAGGTTACCAGGTGGCTTACGGAATCCTTGCTGAAGTCGAAGAACACCCTTTTGATGTGGATAAGATGGTTTTCATGGATTGGAGAGATTCACACCTCAAAGAGGGCTCACAGTTGAAAGATAAGAATGACAAGATTCCGACGTTTCTGTATGCCATGCCTTTCTCACCAAACAAAATTTTCCTGGAAGAAACTTCACTAGTCGCCCGTCCTGGTCTGCAGATGCATGACATACAGGAGAGGATGGCCTCAAGATT from Zingiber officinale cultivar Zhangliang chromosome 4B, Zo_v1.1, whole genome shotgun sequence includes:
- the LOC121976708 gene encoding lycopene beta cyclase, chloroplastic/chromoplastic-like yields the protein MDALLRTHSRLELLDLSHGVGGRHGLSSLHKLQNSLICSFSRKGHRRWGFAKASSSALLELVPETKKETLEFDLPFYDPSKDLTLDLAVVGGGPAGLAVAQQVSQAGLSVCSIDPSPKLIWPNNYGVWVDEFEAMDLLDCLDATWSSAVVYVDEVEKKSLGRPYGRVNRKQLKSKMMQRCISNGVQFHQAKVIKVIHEENKSLLICNDGVTIQAAVVLDATGFSRCLVQYDKPYNPGYQVAYGILAEVEEHPFDVDKMVFMDWRDSHLKEGSQLKDKNDKIPTFLYAMPFSPNKIFLEETSLVARPGLQMHDIQERMASRLRHLGIKVKVIEEDERCVIPMGGPLPVLPQRVIGIGGTAGMVHPSTGYMVARTLAAAPIVAESIVQFLGSDRRLTGDQLSSQVWKNLWPIERRRQREFFCFGMDILLKLDLEGTRRFFDAFFDLEPHYWHGFLSSRLFLPELVFFGLALFSHASNTSRLEIMAKGTLPLVNMINNLARDRK